A single Phragmites australis chromosome 4, lpPhrAust1.1, whole genome shotgun sequence DNA region contains:
- the LOC133916813 gene encoding purine permease 3-like encodes MASTKVASIIHSMQEISNAPTAASTTLPRYWPSPLVIFSACLVLLGAGGPLLLRVYFVHGGQCLWLSTIVQLSGWPLLLLPICVSLFRRRKDDGIANHLLLPRLAGTVAVLGGLFAVACFAFSLGSQALPLSTSSLLQATQLAFNAVFAFLFVGIRFTPFSANAVVLLTIGPAVLSVGQSSGKPVGEASRTYWAGFCEAIVASALAGLVLPLLEVAVSKYGRRSGSAARVPPPYATVMQVQAMMGAAGTMVCLVGIAITGDFQAMPREAARFGLGKTNYYLVLIFEAVLFQLLNLGLMGLIIYSSSLLAGIMFAVLLPLSEVLAVIFLHEKFDGLKGIALVLSLWGFVSYFYSEKAQKKMEASEEQAAERTEELDLVAPLLVTCK; translated from the coding sequence ATGGCCAGCACAAAGGTTGCTAGTATCATTCATTCCATGCAAGAAATCAGCAATGCGCCAACGGCGGCAAGCACCACGCTGCCGCGCTACTGGCCGTCGCCGCTGGTCATATTCAGCGCCTGCCTTGtcctcctcggcgccggcggaccACTCCTCCTCCGTGTCTACTTCGTCCACGGGGGGCAGTGCCTGTGGCTTTCCACCATTGTCCAGCTCTCCGGCTggcctctcctcctcctgcccaTTTGCGTCTCCCTATTCCGTAGACGCAAGGACGACGGTATCGCCAACCACCTCCTCCTGCCTCGCCTCGCCGGCACCGTGGCCGTCCTCGGGGGGCTCTTCGCCGTGGCATGCTTCGCATTCTCGCTGGGGTCGCAGGCGCTGCCTCTGTCCACATCTTCGCTGCTGCAGGCGACACAACTCGCCTTCAACGCGGTGTTCGCGTTCCTGTTCGTCGGGATCCGGTTCACGCCCTTCTCGGCCAACGCGGTTGTCCTGCTCACCATCGGCCCGGCGGTGCTCAGCGTCGGGCAGTCGTCCGGAAAGCCGGTTGGCGAGGCCTCGAGGACGTACTGGGCAGGGTTCTGCGAGGCCATCGTTGCATCCGCGCTGGCTGGGCTCGTGCTGCCGCTCCTCGAGGTCGCCGTGTCCAAATACGGGCGCCGGAGCGGATCCGCCGCGAGAGTCCCTCCACCGTACGCAACGGTAATGCAGGTACAGGCCATGATGGGCGCGGCCGGCACGATGGTGTGCCTGGTCGGCATAGCCATCACGGGCGATTTCCAGGCGATGCCAAGGGAGGCAGCCAGGTTCGGGCTCGGCAAAACCAACTACTACCTGGTGCTCATCTTTGAAGCCgttttgtttcagcttttaaaCCTGGGACTCATGGGACTCATCATCTACTCCTCGTCGCTCCTTGCCGGCATCATGTTCGCCGTTCTGCTACCGCTCTCTGAGGTCCTCGCCGTCATCTTCCTCCACGAGAAGTTTGATGGGTTGAAGGGCATCGCCCTTGTGCTCTCCCTTTGGGGCTTTGTCTCCTACTTCTACAGCGAGAAGGCGCAAAAGAAGATGGAGGCTAGCGAGGAGCAGGCTGCAGAGAGAACTGAGGAACTGGACTTGGTTGCCCCTTTGTTGGTCACTTGTAAGTAG